The Daucus carota subsp. sativus chromosome 7, DH1 v3.0, whole genome shotgun sequence genome window below encodes:
- the LOC108193803 gene encoding uncharacterized protein LOC108193803 isoform X2: MIADFEDVIEQSVPPLVSALKASAEQNAARFHFPGHNEGRGAPSSLVQLIGLRPFQHDLPELPELDNLFSPEGVILEAQREASTLFGASETWFLVGGSTCGVQAAIMATCSPGDILILPRNSHASAISAMVLSGAVPKYIIPHYDFSWDIAGGTSVAQVDKAIKELETEGRKAAAVFVTSPTYHGICSSLNEISILCHSRNIPLIVDEAHGAHFGFHSELPSSSLSQGADLVVQSTHKVLCSLTQSSMLHMSGDIVDRERICRCLQTLQSSSPSYLLLSSLDAARAQISDNQHTIFNQAVKLACEARRLIQKIPGISVLDLQVFSSFPAIDPLRITVGVWELGISGFEADDTLDKEYGIVSELAGMQSITFVITLGTCREHIQRLVLGLKHLSEIYYPYQGSRKEERLDGSQQLTCSFKDIKIRLSPREAFFARKRTVSFTKSIGEICGELICPYPPGIPVMIPGEIITENALDYLLQVRNKGGVISGAADPLLASIVICDGK; this comes from the exons CCCAGGGCACAATGAAGGACGAGGTGCGCCGTCATCTTTAGTTCAACTAATTGGTCTAAGACCTTTCCAACATGATTTGCCCGAGCTTCCGGAGCTTGACAACCTCTTTTCTCCAGAGGGGGTCATTTTGGAGGCACAGAGAGAAGCTTCGACATTGTTTGGAGCATCAGAGACATGGTTTCTTGTTGGGGGTTCTACTTGTGGAGTTCAAGCAGCCATTATGGCTACCTGTTCACCAGGAGACATACTTATCCTGCCTCGTAATTCACATGCATCAGCTATTTCTGCTATGGTCTTATCTGGCGCCGTTCCGAAGTACATCATCCCTCATTATGATTTTAGTTGGGACATTGCTGGAGGGACCAGTGTGGCACAG GTTGACAAGGCAATTAAGGAATTGGAAACAGAAGGACGAAAAGCAGCAGCAGTTTTTGTAACTTCCCCTACATACCACGGTATCTGCAGCAGCCTGAATGAGATATCGATACTCTGTCATTCTCGCAATATCCCTTTAATTGTTGATGAGGCCCATGGTGCACACTTTGGATTTCATTCAGAGCTTCCATCTTCATCACTTTCTCAAGGGGCTGATCTGGTTGTGCAGTCCACTCACAAAGTGTTGTGCTCTTTGACACAGTCGTCAATGTTACACATGTCAGGAGATATTGTAGATCGAGAAAGAATCTGCAGATGTCTACAGACACTTCAAAGCAGCAGTCCGAGTTATCTGCTCCTATCTTCATTGGATGCTGCTAGGGCACAAATAAGTGACAATCAACATACTATCTTCAACCAAGCTGTGAAACTGGCTTGTGAGGCAAGAAGACTGATCCAAAAAATTCCTGGAATCTCAGTACTTGATTTGCAGGTATTTTCTAGTTTTCCTGCTATAGATCCATTGCGAATTACTGTTGGTGTTTGGGAGCTTGGTATATCTGGTTTTGAGGCTGATGATACGTTGGACAAGGAATATGGCATTGTTTCAGAACTTGCTGGAATGCAATCTATAACCTTTGTGATCACGTTGGGAACTTGTAGAGAACATATTCAGAGGCTTGTGTTAGGATTAAAGCATCTTTCAGAAATTTATTATCCATACCAGGGTAGCAGAAAGGAAGAGAGACTGGATGGTAGCCAGCAGTTGACGTGTTCCTttaaagatataaaaataaGGTTAAGCCCAAGAGAAGCCTTCTTTGCAAGGAAGAGGACTGTGAGTTTCACAAAAAGTATCGGGGAGATATGCGGAGAGTTGATATGCCCTTATCCACCAGGAATACCGGTGATGATTCCTGGCGAGATTATTACAGAAAATGCTTTGGACTACCTGCTGCAGGTAAGGAACAAAGGTGGTGTCATTAGTGGAGCTGCCGATCCTTTATTGGCCTCCATTGTTATATGTGATGGCAAGTAA
- the LOC108194445 gene encoding ruBisCO large subunit-binding protein subunit alpha: protein MENAGAALIREVASKTKDSAGDGTTTASILAREIINLGLLSVTSGANPVSIKKGIDKTVLALTEELENKARPVHGRDDIKVIASISAGNDDIIGHCDFNS from the exons ATGGAGAATGCTGGTGCTGCTCTTATTAGGGAG GTTGCGAGTAAAACCAAAGATTCTGCTGGTGATGGCACAACAACTGCGTCCATTCTTGCACGTGAAATAATTAACCTTGGACTCTTGAGTGTGACCTCTGGTGCTAATCCTGTTTCTATTAAGAAAGGGATAGATAAAACCGTCCTAGCCCTGACTGAAGAGCTAGAGAATAAAGCAAGACCCGTTCATGGTCGTGATGACATTAAAG ttattgCATCCATCTCTGCTGGAAATGATGACATAATTGGTCACTGTGATTTTAATAGTTGA